From one Crocosphaera sp. UHCC 0190 genomic stretch:
- the rfbC gene encoding dTDP-4-dehydrorhamnose 3,5-epimerase, which translates to MNVTPTKIPDVLIIEPRVFGDERGFFYESYNHKAFTEATGYEVNFVQDNHSRSLKNVLRGLHYQIQQPQGKLVRVVVGEVLDIAVDIRKNSPTFGQWVGCLLSAENKRQFWVPEGFAHGFLVLSDVAEFLYKTTDYYAPQYERSMLWNDPDIGIDWQLKEEPILSKKDQVGTPFKQAELFD; encoded by the coding sequence ATGAACGTAACACCGACTAAAATTCCTGATGTCCTAATTATTGAACCGCGTGTTTTTGGTGATGAAAGGGGCTTTTTTTATGAAAGTTATAATCATAAAGCCTTTACGGAAGCAACAGGATATGAAGTCAATTTTGTTCAAGATAATCATTCCCGTTCCTTAAAAAATGTCCTCCGAGGATTACATTATCAGATTCAACAACCCCAAGGCAAATTAGTGAGAGTTGTGGTAGGAGAAGTATTAGATATTGCGGTTGATATTCGCAAAAATTCCCCTACCTTTGGTCAATGGGTGGGATGTCTTCTCAGTGCAGAAAATAAACGACAATTTTGGGTTCCTGAAGGGTTTGCTCACGGTTTTTTAGTCTTATCTGATGTCGCAGAATTTTTATACAAAACCACCGATTATTATGCCCCACAATATGAAAGATCAATGCTTTGGAATGACCCGGATATTGGGATAGATTGGCAGTTAAAAGAAGAACCAATTTTATCCAAAAAAGATCAAGTTGGTACACCGTTTAAACAAGCAGAATTATTTGATTAA
- a CDS encoding nucleotidyltransferase family protein: MKLKERLQEKREAILALAAKHGAFNVRVFGSVARGEETENSDIDFLIDYDLSKTSPWFPGGLLVDLEDLLGCKVDVVTEKSLHFLRSSGIVNLTFNNVY, encoded by the coding sequence ATGAAACTTAAGGAAAGATTACAAGAAAAACGAGAAGCTATATTAGCTTTGGCTGCAAAACATGGGGCATTTAATGTTAGGGTGTTTGGTTCGGTTGCCAGAGGGGAAGAAACAGAAAATAGTGACATTGATTTTTTAATTGATTATGATTTGTCTAAAACTTCTCCTTGGTTTCCAGGGGGTTTATTAGTAGATTTAGAGGATTTATTAGGGTGTAAAGTTGATGTAGTTACGGAAAAAAGCCTTCATTTTCTCAGAAGTTCTGGGATAGTTAATTTAACATTCAATAATGTCTACTAG
- a CDS encoding response regulator transcription factor gives MKILIVEDDIEISKLIKETLERESFSCEVAHDGLTALELFQRQEPELIILDLMLPKLDGLEVCTRIRQKLTAKDPYILMLTAKGEEIDRVIGLSTGADDYLVKPFSPIELVARVRALLRRSLRHGGTQNNVYETTHFIVDLDRHVATRKLENNREETLELTTLEFNLLSTFMSYPGRVWNRTQLIDKLWGNDFFGDERVVDTHVRRLRKKIEPDTANPTFIKTVVGVGYKFEDE, from the coding sequence ATGAAAATTTTGATCGTTGAAGATGACATAGAAATTTCTAAATTGATTAAAGAAACCTTAGAAAGAGAATCTTTTTCTTGTGAAGTTGCTCACGATGGGTTAACTGCTTTAGAATTATTTCAGAGACAAGAACCAGAACTAATTATCTTAGATTTAATGTTACCAAAATTAGATGGTTTAGAAGTTTGTACCCGTATTCGTCAAAAATTAACGGCTAAAGATCCTTATATTTTAATGTTAACGGCAAAAGGAGAAGAAATTGATCGGGTTATTGGACTATCAACCGGGGCCGATGATTATTTAGTTAAACCTTTTAGTCCCATTGAATTAGTCGCAAGAGTTCGCGCTTTATTAAGACGTAGTTTACGTCATGGAGGAACTCAAAACAATGTGTATGAAACTACTCACTTTATTGTAGATTTAGATCGTCATGTTGCGACCAGAAAATTAGAAAATAACCGAGAAGAAACCTTAGAATTAACGACCTTAGAATTTAATTTATTATCAACCTTTATGAGTTATCCTGGAAGGGTATGGAATCGTACTCAATTAATCGATAAACTCTGGGGAAATGACTTCTTTGGCGATGAAAGAGTTGTCGATACTCATGTGAGAAGATTACGCAAAAAAATTGAACCTGATACCGCAAATCCTACCTTTATTAAAACTGTTGTTGGGGTGGGTTATAAGTTTGAAGATGAGTAA
- a CDS encoding adenosine-specific kinase codes for MEIKIIPLEIPEGYNLILGQSHFIKTVEDLYEVMVGISSQVKFGIAFCEASGPRLIRFTGNNEALQTVAVKNAQVIAAGHSFIIMLKDAFPINFLNSIKQCPEVCRIYCATANPVQVIIAETEQGRGILGVIDGYSPLGIEGETDIKDRQQILRKFGYKL; via the coding sequence ATGGAAATTAAAATTATCCCCTTAGAAATACCTGAAGGATATAACCTAATTTTAGGTCAAAGTCACTTCATTAAAACCGTAGAAGATTTATATGAAGTGATGGTAGGAATATCCTCACAGGTTAAGTTTGGGATAGCCTTTTGTGAAGCATCTGGCCCCAGGTTAATTCGGTTTACAGGCAATAATGAAGCACTACAAACCGTTGCGGTGAAAAATGCTCAAGTGATCGCCGCAGGTCATAGTTTTATTATTATGTTAAAAGATGCCTTTCCTATTAACTTTTTAAACAGTATTAAACAATGTCCAGAAGTATGTCGAATTTATTGTGCTACAGCTAATCCTGTACAGGTAATTATAGCAGAAACCGAACAAGGAAGGGGAATTTTAGGGGTTATTGATGGTTATTCTCCTTTAGGAATAGAAGGCGAAACAGACATTAAAGATAGACAACAAATACTCAGAAAATTTGGCTATAAACTTTGA
- a CDS encoding isocitrate lyase/PEP mutase family protein, with translation MTASNQLRQLLDKPGILAAPAVYDCIGAKLAQKAGFPLIFTSGFGISASLLGLPDMGFLTATEMLNQVRNIIKSVNIPVICDLDTGYGNVLNVRRTVEDVVQFGAAGIILEDQEWPKKCGHFEGKRVIPTVEMVKKIKAAVKARNKSNLVIIGRTDARAIYGLDEALNRGKQYQEAGADIIFIEAPQSIEELEKIVNYFPDVPLLANIIEGGKTPCLTVNELEKMEFKLVAFALSGLLSANHAVSQYFEQLKVTGSVNLNNNFQFQDFKNLIEVDKYRELEM, from the coding sequence ATGACTGCATCAAATCAGTTACGTCAATTATTAGATAAACCAGGAATTTTGGCTGCACCAGCAGTTTATGATTGTATCGGGGCTAAGTTAGCACAAAAAGCAGGTTTTCCTCTTATTTTTACCAGTGGATTTGGAATTTCTGCTTCCCTGCTTGGTCTTCCTGACATGGGGTTTTTAACAGCAACAGAAATGTTAAATCAGGTCAGAAATATTATTAAATCTGTTAATATTCCGGTTATTTGTGACCTTGATACAGGATATGGTAATGTCTTAAATGTCAGACGAACTGTTGAAGATGTGGTGCAATTTGGGGCAGCAGGAATCATTTTAGAAGATCAGGAATGGCCCAAGAAATGTGGGCATTTTGAAGGCAAAAGAGTCATTCCTACGGTCGAAATGGTCAAGAAGATTAAAGCTGCTGTTAAAGCCAGAAATAAAAGTAATTTAGTGATTATTGGGAGAACAGATGCCAGGGCAATTTATGGACTTGATGAAGCCTTAAATCGAGGTAAACAATATCAAGAAGCAGGGGCAGATATTATTTTTATTGAAGCCCCTCAATCAATTGAAGAATTAGAAAAAATTGTCAACTATTTTCCTGATGTTCCTTTATTAGCTAATATTATTGAAGGAGGAAAAACCCCTTGTTTGACTGTAAATGAACTCGAAAAGATGGAATTTAAGTTAGTTGCTTTTGCCCTATCAGGATTATTAAGTGCCAATCATGCAGTTTCTCAATATTTTGAACAGTTGAAGGTGACAGGTTCAGTTAATTTGAATAATAATTTTCAATTTCAGGACTTTAAAAACTTAATCGAAGTTGATAAATATAGGGAGTTAGAGATGTAA
- a CDS encoding MotA/TolQ/ExbB proton channel family protein yields the protein MKTQETNQYLLTSGDGERKKLDVNFWLVSIVALILAVAVYVVAFLFRTSFFGVLLYDRGITQYLVIYLASIVIALTVIKLIKLQQEKSALRRSWIPQAVNFDNPRSRDLLILQKNLAKQNQLLAIRCSRVMGAYIQSGSRKTAAELALDDSSFYLSASESSYTFPRILVWAIPLLGFIGTVVGISQAVNGFSGFLEQAGEIEQIKEGIGTVTSGLAVAFDTTLLALLLSVLVMIPLVLVERMESRLLLRIDIYLNDVVFPRLKERGEDLDYDGINNSIRQAFQDYLPTPESLIEPAHAYAKQAAQSLSQSFIFEVEKLQTLSSKLIEQMEQLNQMNLQEKSRFLETLEQQLNVNRELSQSMISEIQKIKPVLEKLSKPRIITFTDSEEI from the coding sequence ATGAAAACACAAGAAACGAATCAATACTTATTAACGTCGGGAGATGGGGAACGGAAGAAACTTGATGTTAATTTCTGGTTAGTCTCCATCGTTGCTTTAATACTTGCGGTTGCAGTTTATGTCGTTGCTTTTCTGTTTAGAACTTCTTTTTTTGGAGTTCTTTTATATGATCGGGGAATTACTCAATATTTAGTTATTTATTTAGCATCAATTGTGATTGCTTTGACAGTGATTAAACTCATTAAACTGCAACAGGAAAAAAGTGCCTTAAGACGTTCTTGGATTCCTCAAGCAGTTAATTTTGATAATCCTCGTTCACGGGATTTATTGATTTTACAAAAAAATTTAGCTAAACAAAATCAACTCTTAGCCATTCGTTGTAGTCGAGTAATGGGAGCTTATATTCAATCAGGAAGTCGCAAAACCGCCGCCGAATTGGCCTTAGATGATTCTTCCTTTTATTTAAGTGCTTCAGAGTCTTCTTATACCTTTCCTCGTATCCTTGTTTGGGCCATTCCCTTATTAGGATTTATTGGGACAGTAGTTGGTATTAGTCAAGCGGTTAATGGGTTTTCTGGTTTCTTAGAACAAGCGGGAGAAATTGAACAAATTAAGGAAGGAATTGGCACAGTTACCAGTGGTTTAGCAGTGGCATTTGATACCACATTATTGGCTTTATTATTGAGTGTTTTGGTGATGATTCCTTTAGTATTAGTGGAAAGAATGGAATCTCGTCTATTACTAAGAATTGATATCTATCTCAATGATGTTGTGTTTCCCCGTCTCAAAGAAAGGGGTGAAGATTTGGACTATGATGGCATTAATAACTCCATTCGTCAAGCATTTCAAGATTATTTACCCACTCCAGAATCTTTAATTGAACCGGCCCATGCTTATGCAAAACAAGCAGCACAAAGTCTCTCTCAGAGTTTTATTTTTGAAGTTGAAAAATTACAAACTTTGAGCAGTAAATTAATTGAACAAATGGAACAATTAAACCAAATGAATTTACAAGAAAAAAGCAGATTTTTAGAAACCCTAGAACAGCAATTAAACGTTAACAGGGAACTCTCTCAATCGATGATTAGTGAAATTCAAAAAATAAAACCTGTGTTAGAAAAGTTAAGTAAACCGCGAATTATTACCTTTACCGACTCAGAGGAAATTTAG
- a CDS encoding DUF262 domain-containing protein: MQASETKLQQIIEGTKQYIIPLFQRAYSWKKSEWQVLWDDILELCNTENPRPHFMGSIVTIPTTSVPEGVTKYLLIDGQQRLTTVFILLAALRDRATQSKDEKLAEQINKTLLVNPYNEGLEKYKIQPTELELDRENFYQIIDNQSKSKESNISLCYLFFDKKIQQSKLELSKIKNIICSSFFLVSVVLGIDDDPYRVFESLNAKGRPLTQADLIRNYLFMRIHTDEQESIYSKYWKPMEDLLKDNLTEFIRHYLTKKGVEVKQNQVYSEIKAQINDQNAVEYLQDLCKFSQYYAKLLNPDQEQKENIRHYLHRLNRLEVTTIYPFLLNCYDDWMQAKITEKDFIDILKILENFILRRFVCNVQTRGLNRIFALLYAQVSKDTNLASDTFIERLKLVLQNRDYPKDQEFKDRLKEVNLYGNNRSKKTKLILESIEAFYNHREQASFDDLSIEHIMPQTLSEWWKKHLGEDWVVTHELWIHSLGNLTLTGYNSELSNADFYTKLKKLKDSNLELNKYFENKQSWCKEDIEKRAEYLADIALQIWNYFGDESAPPPQVNNITGKTPKLLTISGEAYSVKTWRDVLEVTLNTIADLEPDRFKDIIEQFPRFVGREQRNFRGTRQLKNGAFIEVNLSARDINTFCHKALETVEISREEWQLETVEKS; this comes from the coding sequence ATGCAAGCATCAGAAACTAAGTTACAACAGATCATTGAAGGGACAAAACAATACATTATTCCTTTATTTCAACGAGCTTACAGTTGGAAAAAATCTGAATGGCAAGTTTTGTGGGATGATATTCTTGAACTTTGTAACACAGAGAACCCTCGCCCTCATTTTATGGGTTCTATTGTGACTATTCCGACGACATCTGTACCAGAAGGAGTTACAAAATATCTCTTAATTGATGGACAACAACGTTTAACAACTGTTTTTATTCTTCTAGCTGCTTTACGAGATAGAGCTACACAGTCAAAAGATGAAAAATTAGCAGAACAAATCAATAAGACTCTGTTAGTCAATCCCTATAATGAAGGATTAGAAAAATATAAAATACAACCAACAGAATTAGAATTAGATAGAGAAAATTTTTATCAAATCATTGATAATCAATCAAAAAGTAAGGAAAGTAATATTTCTCTATGTTATCTTTTCTTTGATAAAAAAATTCAGCAAAGTAAACTAGAGTTATCTAAAATAAAGAACATTATCTGTAGTAGTTTTTTTCTTGTTAGTGTTGTTCTTGGTATTGATGATGATCCTTATCGCGTGTTTGAAAGTCTTAATGCTAAGGGTAGACCATTAACACAAGCGGACTTAATTCGCAACTATTTGTTTATGAGAATTCATACAGATGAACAGGAATCTATTTATAGTAAATATTGGAAACCGATGGAAGATCTTTTAAAGGACAATCTCACAGAATTTATTCGACACTATCTAACTAAGAAGGGAGTAGAAGTTAAGCAGAATCAAGTTTATTCTGAAATTAAAGCTCAGATTAATGATCAAAATGCTGTTGAATATCTTCAAGATTTATGCAAATTTTCTCAATATTATGCTAAGCTTCTTAATCCAGATCAAGAGCAAAAAGAAAATATTCGTCACTATCTGCATCGTCTTAACCGTTTAGAAGTTACTACTATTTATCCATTTTTATTAAACTGTTATGATGATTGGATGCAAGCCAAAATAACAGAAAAAGATTTTATAGATATTCTCAAAATCTTAGAAAACTTTATTTTGCGGCGGTTTGTTTGTAATGTGCAAACGAGAGGATTAAATAGAATTTTTGCTTTACTTTATGCCCAAGTTAGTAAAGATACGAATTTGGCTTCAGATACCTTTATTGAACGATTAAAATTAGTGTTACAAAATCGTGATTATCCCAAAGATCAAGAGTTTAAAGATAGATTAAAGGAAGTTAATCTTTATGGGAATAATCGTTCTAAAAAAACTAAATTAATTCTCGAATCTATTGAAGCTTTTTATAACCATAGAGAACAAGCATCTTTCGATGATTTATCTATTGAACATATTATGCCTCAAACCCTTAGCGAATGGTGGAAAAAACATTTAGGAGAAGATTGGGTAGTTACTCATGAATTATGGATTCATTCTTTGGGTAATTTAACGCTTACAGGCTATAATTCCGAGCTTTCTAATGCTGATTTTTACACTAAGCTTAAGAAGCTTAAAGACAGTAACCTGGAATTAAATAAATATTTTGAAAATAAACAATCATGGTGTAAAGAAGATATAGAAAAAAGAGCAGAATATCTCGCTGATATTGCTTTACAAATTTGGAATTATTTTGGAGATGAATCTGCTCCACCTCCCCAAGTAAATAACATCACAGGAAAAACTCCTAAATTATTAACTATTTCTGGAGAAGCATATTCTGTCAAAACTTGGCGAGATGTTTTAGAAGTTACTTTAAATACAATCGCTGATTTAGAACCAGATCGATTTAAAGATATCATAGAACAATTTCCTCGCTTTGTGGGACGGGAGCAAAGAAATTTCCGTGGTACTCGTCAACTGAAAAATGGAGCATTTATAGAAGTTAATTTATCAGCTAGAGATATTAATACTTTCTGCCACAAAGCACTAGAAACCGTTGAAATATCTAGGGAAGAATGGCAGTTAGAAACTGTTGAAAAAAGCTGA
- a CDS encoding lysylphosphatidylglycerol synthase transmembrane domain-containing protein, with protein sequence MSLIKAYVKWIIVGFTLFFIIITFKKHWQSVTEISLNYQGWLFLFLALIITLIAHIWSAWVWLWILKLFKQSFSNQWGLKVYLITNIYKYLPGNVGHFYGRISAISQQGGSVTVASLSVLLEPLLMAAAALLIALSSHSLGLIKTTNNLGILWLQGLALISVLIGIHPLILNRVIGFFQKLNSKKNLKNSSVYLDRYPGNILLGELGFVLLRGLGFILVFMAFMPVTMSQIPILLSAFSFAWLLGLIIPGAPGGMGVFEATIIALFQSSNLPISIVLSAIAIFRIISILAELIGAGLGYLFGNLSSRHY encoded by the coding sequence ATGTCATTAATTAAAGCTTATGTAAAATGGATTATTGTCGGATTTACTTTGTTTTTTATTATAATAACCTTTAAAAAGCATTGGCAATCTGTGACAGAAATCAGCTTAAATTATCAAGGATGGTTATTTTTATTCTTGGCCTTAATAATTACTTTGATTGCTCATATTTGGTCAGCATGGGTTTGGTTATGGATACTCAAATTATTTAAACAATCTTTTAGTAATCAATGGGGTTTAAAGGTTTATTTGATTACCAACATTTATAAATATTTGCCTGGTAATGTGGGGCATTTTTATGGGCGTATTTCTGCAATTTCTCAACAAGGAGGTTCTGTCACTGTTGCCAGTTTAAGTGTTTTGCTAGAACCTTTATTAATGGCTGCTGCTGCTTTATTAATTGCTTTATCTAGTCATTCTCTTGGGTTAATTAAGACTACCAATAATCTAGGAATTTTATGGTTACAAGGATTGGCTTTAATTAGTGTTCTCATTGGTATTCATCCCTTAATTCTTAATCGAGTTATTGGTTTTTTCCAAAAATTGAATTCAAAGAAAAATCTCAAAAACTCATCTGTTTATTTAGATCGTTATCCTGGCAATATTTTATTAGGAGAGTTAGGATTTGTCTTGTTAAGAGGATTAGGGTTTATTCTGGTTTTTATGGCATTTATGCCCGTCACTATGTCACAAATCCCTATTTTACTTAGTGCCTTTAGTTTTGCTTGGTTACTAGGTTTAATTATTCCTGGTGCGCCTGGAGGAATGGGGGTGTTTGAAGCAACAATTATCGCCTTATTTCAATCATCAAATTTGCCAATTAGTATTGTTTTAAGTGCTATTGCTATTTTTAGAATTATTAGTATTTTAGCTGAATTAATTGGGGCAGGTTTAGGATATTTATTCGGTAATTTATCTAGTAGACATTATTGA
- a CDS encoding DUF4351 domain-containing protein, with protein sequence MYDSTRKFIATHYSRELATWLLGKPMELTEIKPSELSLEPIRADSLIFLTEQSNLAASTAILAGLVLNKDIIQRLLRNDIMKESVIYQEIEDQGRQKGETNLILRLLNRRIGEISPQLSQKIQSLSIEQLENLGEALLDFHSTEDLEQWFNHLSV encoded by the coding sequence ATGTATGATTCTACCCGTAAATTCATCGCAACTCACTATTCCAGAGAATTAGCGACGTGGTTATTAGGAAAACCAATGGAATTAACAGAAATCAAGCCATCTGAGTTATCATTAGAACCAATTAGGGCCGATAGTTTAATCTTTTTAACAGAACAAAGTAACCTAGCTGCATCAACTGCCATTTTAGCTGGATTAGTATTAAATAAAGACATCATCCAAAGATTATTGAGGAACGACATCATGAAAGAATCAGTTATTTATCAAGAAATTGAAGATCAAGGAAGACAGAAAGGAGAAACCAACCTGATACTACGTCTATTAAACCGACGTATCGGTGAAATATCTCCTCAATTATCCCAAAAAATTCAAAGTCTCTCTATCGAACAATTGGAAAACCTGGGAGAAGCTTTATTAGATTTTCACTCCACAGAAGATTTAGAGCAATGGTTTAATCATTTATCTGTTTAG
- a CDS encoding hydrogenase maturation protease gives MLTIIGCGNLNRCDDAVGVIIAQKLQEIFSKNPLSNVRIYDCGTAGMEVMFQARGSQKLIIIDACSTDSEPGTIYKVPGEELETLPEPSYSLHDFRWDHALAAGRKIFKEDFPADVTVYLIEAENLGLGLEISPSLQPTVKQVIDWIEQEIRDFCEVGA, from the coding sequence ATGTTAACAATTATTGGTTGTGGTAATTTGAATCGTTGTGATGATGCAGTTGGGGTAATTATTGCTCAGAAATTACAAGAAATTTTTAGCAAAAATCCCTTATCTAATGTACGGATTTATGATTGTGGGACTGCGGGAATGGAGGTGATGTTTCAAGCAAGAGGAAGTCAAAAATTAATCATTATTGATGCTTGTTCTACAGATTCAGAACCAGGGACAATTTATAAGGTTCCAGGAGAAGAATTAGAAACGTTACCAGAACCCAGTTATAGTTTACATGATTTTCGTTGGGATCATGCTTTAGCAGCAGGAAGAAAGATATTTAAAGAAGACTTTCCTGCCGATGTTACAGTTTATCTCATTGAAGCAGAAAATTTAGGATTAGGGTTAGAAATTAGTCCTAGTTTACAACCCACAGTTAAACAAGTTATTGACTGGATAGAACAAGAGATTAGAGACTTTTGTGAAGTAGGAGCATAA
- a CDS encoding HAMP domain-containing sensor histidine kinase, protein MKFLPRLNISLKTFTNVFDPTSLRIRLTVGIAAVSILGLSGVVTWISWRMQDILVITHKNNTKYIAGRFPHDVEIYSDMVSIQEGTQKAIDNLTNTNTLLWVKTPQGEIFAQSMPLKMGSRGIKLVSLTDIPPQPDLQLVNGRYWLLCATDLVVKGVTLGEIYIAQDITGDQTMFLSLMRSLSFASLITIVCMTLVIAWYIKKSLQPLNRISQLTANISAEQLGEAKIQLENAPSEVKALAKTLETTLMRLSEAWEDQRQLVSNVSHELRTPLTVVSGYLQSTLRRGHNLTDIQREALETAASEADRTIQLLQDLLDLARADSGRMYFHFEPIILNELLAEIQGMVSQYPVLLKFSLPAEKVTVKADKNRLKQVLLNLIDNAVKYSQSFEPIMIKLDQEKGKVKLQICDRGIGIPLGDQTRIFERFYRVDEARSRHTGGTGLGLSIVKTLVEGMGGTIGVISQVDQGSTFTVILPLYR, encoded by the coding sequence ATGAAGTTTTTACCCCGTCTTAATATTTCTCTTAAAACTTTTACAAACGTCTTTGATCCCACTTCCTTACGGATAAGATTAACGGTTGGTATTGCTGCGGTTTCTATCCTAGGGTTAAGTGGGGTTGTTACTTGGATCAGTTGGCGAATGCAAGATATTTTAGTCATTACCCACAAAAATAATACAAAATATATTGCCGGGCGTTTTCCCCATGATGTCGAAATCTATAGCGATATGGTTTCTATTCAGGAGGGAACGCAAAAAGCCATTGATAATCTTACCAATACCAACACCCTCTTATGGGTTAAAACGCCTCAAGGGGAGATTTTTGCCCAGTCTATGCCCCTAAAAATGGGCAGTCGTGGCATAAAATTAGTCTCCTTGACTGATATTCCCCCTCAACCTGATTTACAATTGGTCAACGGACGTTATTGGTTACTCTGTGCCACCGATTTAGTGGTCAAGGGCGTTACCCTAGGGGAAATTTATATCGCCCAAGATATTACGGGGGATCAAACTATGTTTCTCAGTTTGATGCGGAGTCTTAGTTTTGCCAGTTTAATTACTATTGTGTGTATGACTTTGGTAATTGCTTGGTACATCAAAAAATCCTTACAACCCCTAAACCGTATCAGTCAACTAACCGCTAATATTTCTGCGGAACAATTAGGAGAGGCTAAAATTCAGTTAGAAAATGCACCTAGTGAGGTGAAAGCATTAGCTAAAACCTTAGAAACTACCCTGATGCGTCTTTCAGAAGCTTGGGAAGATCAACGTCAATTAGTGAGTAATGTTTCCCATGAGTTACGCACTCCTTTAACTGTGGTTTCTGGTTATTTACAAAGTACCCTCCGTCGGGGTCATAATTTAACAGATATCCAACGGGAAGCACTAGAAACAGCAGCATCAGAGGCAGATCGTACCATTCAATTATTACAAGATTTATTAGATTTAGCTAGGGCGGATAGTGGACGAATGTACTTTCATTTTGAACCCATTATTCTTAATGAATTATTAGCTGAAATTCAAGGTATGGTTAGTCAATATCCTGTATTACTTAAATTTTCACTACCTGCTGAGAAGGTAACAGTGAAAGCTGATAAAAATCGCCTCAAACAAGTTTTATTAAATTTGATTGACAATGCAGTTAAATATTCTCAGTCTTTCGAGCCAATTATGATTAAACTAGATCAAGAAAAGGGAAAGGTAAAATTACAAATCTGCGATCGCGGTATTGGTATTCCTTTAGGGGATCAAACCCGCATTTTTGAGCGATTTTATCGGGTAGATGAAGCGAGAAGTCGTCATACTGGAGGAACGGGACTAGGGTTATCTATCGTCAAAACCCTAGTAGAAGGAATGGGGGGAACTATTGGGGTTATTTCTCAAGTCGATCAAGGGAGTACCTTTACGGTAATATTGCCTTTATATCGATAA
- a CDS encoding L-threonylcarbamoyladenylate synthase, whose product MAILYDLHPHNPQPRRIEEICDALRKGAIMLYPTDTVYAIGCDLNSKSGVQRVRQLKQLSNDKPLTFLCSSLSNIAEYAAVTDEAYRIMKRVVPGPYTFLLPTTKLVPKLVMSPKRKTTGIRVPDHPICQVILKELGNPIISTSAHLPDEDGEFPTLDLEKAKLFDIFENQVDLIIDNDLEPGFEVSTIVDMTSNPPAIIRQGLGWEELQNWVTVSV is encoded by the coding sequence ATGGCTATCCTCTACGATCTTCATCCCCATAATCCCCAACCTCGTCGCATTGAGGAAATTTGTGATGCCCTCAGAAAAGGGGCGATCATGCTTTATCCTACAGATACAGTTTACGCGATTGGTTGCGATCTCAATAGTAAATCGGGAGTGCAACGGGTTCGGCAATTAAAGCAATTATCTAATGATAAACCCCTGACATTTTTGTGTTCTTCTCTCTCAAATATTGCCGAATATGCGGCAGTTACAGATGAAGCTTATCGTATTATGAAAAGGGTGGTTCCTGGCCCTTACACTTTTTTGCTTCCCACGACTAAACTTGTGCCAAAATTGGTGATGAGTCCTAAACGGAAAACTACAGGAATTCGAGTTCCTGATCATCCAATTTGTCAGGTAATTTTAAAAGAGTTAGGTAATCCTATTATTTCTACTTCTGCCCATTTACCTGATGAAGATGGAGAATTTCCTACCCTTGACTTAGAAAAAGCCAAACTATTTGACATTTTTGAAAATCAGGTTGATCTGATTATTGATAATGACTTAGAACCGGGTTTTGAAGTTTCAACCATTGTTGATATGACTTCCAATCCTCCTGCTATTATTCGACAAGGGTTAGGATGGGAAGAATTGCAAAATTGGGTAACTGTTTCTGTTTAA